A segment of the Candidatus Pelagisphaera phototrophica genome:
ATCAATACAGTAGTGCTAGTTCCCGTAAGCCTGCTTCCCGTTTTCCTGGGGTACTGCCAATGGATCTACGGCATTGTCGCTACCGTATTTGGATTGTGGTTTCTGAAGCATGCATTGGCATTTACGCGATCGGAAAATCGCGAAGTCACAGCTAAGAGTTTGTTTCTGAACTCCATCCTCTACCTCCCAGCCGTGCTTTTTAGCTTGGTGATAGATCGCTGGATACAAGGGTAGCATTAATTTTACTGCACTTATGGAAATTCATCAAATCCCCGCTCTCAACGCGATTCTGAACTCGATCGCAACCGTCCTAATCATTAGTGGACTCATCTGTATCAAAAAAAGGAACGAGAAAGTGCATCGCTCTTTCATGACGGCTGCATTGTTCGTATCGGTCTTATTCCTTGCCGGCTACCTTTTCCACAAATGGTCTGTCAATTGGCAAAACCGGTCGATTGGAGCCGAGGGAACCATCAAAAGCATTTATTTGCTGATGCTGTTTACCCACGTTCTTCTGGCAATGGCGATTGTCCCACTCGTCCTAAGAACCTTCTTTCTGGCGATCAAGGGACGCTACGAATCCCATAAAAAGTGGGCTCGATGGACCTACCCGATCTGGCTTTATGTTTCCGTTACAGGAGTATTGGTTTACTTTTCGATATATGTTTGGTTTCCTCCTCTGGAAAGTGTCCCATAAATCCAATTTCTTCGTTCTTTGGTCATATTTGAGATCCAAAATTCGTTTATTCGCATCGCAATACCCTCCGAGTATTCCTCAACTCGAAAGCCAAATTTTGAATCTCAGATACAACGACAAGACCTCTGAAGCAACTTATTGGACACTTTCTTAGAGTTTGTCTGAAGCAGTTTCGCTCTCCGACACAATCACATGACTTGGGAAATCATCTTCGTATTCGCTCTGCTCGTCCTCGCACTGGCTAGTTTCGTCTGGGAAAAGCTCCCTCCTGACGTCACCGCCCTCTCCCTCTTCTCCATCCTGATCGTTTCGGGAATACTCTCTACTGAAAAGGCATTTAGCGTATTCTCAAATCCGGCTCCACTTACCGTTGGTGCGATGTTTATCATTAGCGCCGCACTTGACAAGTGCGGTGTCATCGATCGCCTAGGTTTCGGCTTGCAAGGTCTATCAAAACTCACGTATCGGCCCTTTATCCTAGTGATAATGCTACTAGCCGGAATTTTGTCCGCATTCATCAATAACACGCCGATTGTCGTTGTCTTGCTTCCCGTCGTATTAGCGCTCTCCAAAAAGATAGGAATCTCTGGATCCAAAGTTCTAATACCGCTTTCCTATGCTTCGATTTTGGGAGGTACCTGCACTCTCCTAGGGACCAGCACAAACATCATCGTGAGCGGCGTAGCCGAAGCGGCGGGAGAAAAACCACTGGGAATGTTCGAGTTCGCACTGGTAGGTCTTCCGCTTTTCATCGCCGGCCTGATTTATTTGACGATTTTCGGAAACAAGGTTCTCCCGACCCGAGAAACGTTAACGTCGATTCTGTCGGAAGATGAGAGACGGGAGTACATCACAGAGGCATTTGTAAACCACACCTCGACCGTCATCGGCAAAAGCCTAAAAGAGTCAGGGATTCAAGGCGTCAACGGTATCCGAGTCATCGATATCGTGCGGTCGGGATCTTCACTGCAAACGCGCTTGGACAGAGTCATTCTAGAGGAGGGCGATCGCTTGGTGCTAGCTTGTCGGGCATCCGGAATCGCCAAAGCTCGAAGTATCTCTGGGCTCGATCTTGAAATAGAGGAGAAGCTTGGACTTGAACAAATCGCAGCCCACGAGGGTATGATGGTTGAAGCGATCTTAGGGCCCAATTCCGATGTTCTAGGGAAGACCATCGAAGAAGTAAACTTCCGACAGCATTACCGCATGGTTGTTCTGGCGGTACATCGGAGGGGAAAGAATCTTCGAGAGAAAATCGCTTCTCTAAGACTGGAGTTTGGGGATACCTTGCTCTTGCTGGGAACTGACAACTCCATTCAGAACCTGCAAGCGAGTGAGGACATCATCCTGATGTCCAATAACGCCATTCAGTCCAAGACATCAAAATTGAAGATGGGACTGGTTGTTGCAGCTGTAGCGGGCGTTGTCATTTCAGCGGCTACAGGGATCGTGCCCATCGCCGTCGCGGCTATCGTCGCCTGCGTCGCTCTCTTTGTCACTGACTGCATCCGCCCCAAGGACGGCTATGGGGCAGTCCAATGGAATCTTCTCTTCATCATCTACGGTATGCTGGGAATGGGTGTCGCAATGGAGGAAACCGGAGCCTCCTTGTTTTTGGCCAACAATTTGATCGGCACTGTTACTGGATTTGTGGCCCCCGAATG
Coding sequences within it:
- a CDS encoding DUF420 domain-containing protein, which codes for MEIHQIPALNAILNSIATVLIISGLICIKKRNEKVHRSFMTAALFVSVLFLAGYLFHKWSVNWQNRSIGAEGTIKSIYLLMLFTHVLLAMAIVPLVLRTFFLAIKGRYESHKKWARWTYPIWLYVSVTGVLVYFSIYVWFPPLESVP
- a CDS encoding SLC13 family permease, encoding MTWEIIFVFALLVLALASFVWEKLPPDVTALSLFSILIVSGILSTEKAFSVFSNPAPLTVGAMFIISAALDKCGVIDRLGFGLQGLSKLTYRPFILVIMLLAGILSAFINNTPIVVVLLPVVLALSKKIGISGSKVLIPLSYASILGGTCTLLGTSTNIIVSGVAEAAGEKPLGMFEFALVGLPLFIAGLIYLTIFGNKVLPTRETLTSILSEDERREYITEAFVNHTSTVIGKSLKESGIQGVNGIRVIDIVRSGSSLQTRLDRVILEEGDRLVLACRASGIAKARSISGLDLEIEEKLGLEQIAAHEGMMVEAILGPNSDVLGKTIEEVNFRQHYRMVVLAVHRRGKNLREKIASLRLEFGDTLLLLGTDNSIQNLQASEDIILMSNNAIQSKTSKLKMGLVVAAVAGVVISAATGIVPIAVAAIVACVALFVTDCIRPKDGYGAVQWNLLFIIYGMLGMGVAMEETGASLFLANNLIGTVTGFVAPEWQPYVMLACVYLLTNALTESLSNNAAAVLMATLAVGIAETLGVSLRPFLFAVAIAASASFATPIGYQTNTYVYGAGGYRFSDFTKAGLPLNIICFITSVFLIPLIWEF